CGCGCAGATCGACCTTCGAGCGCTGCATCGCGAGGGAGTACGCGCGTACGTTGCGCGGCGGATCGATGTGTCCATCGGTCGCGACGTACGAGGCGCCGCGGAACCCGTTCCGCGCCAGTGTCGGGTTGAGCTCGACGGCCTCGTCGACGCCGAGCCACCGCGCGTCGAGCTCGCCCGCGCGCTGCATCGCCACGCGCTCGCGTCCCTCGCGTTCGTCCTTTCTCGTGACGGCGAGGAGTAGGTAGCCGAGCTCGCGGAACCCGGAATCGGTCCCCAGCAACTCTTGCTGTCGGTTGTAGAAGTCGATCGACCATCGGCCGAGGGCGACCGTTTCACGCGTTCCGCCTTGCGCCCGAACGATCCCGGCGGCACGGCTGCTCGCTCCCTGCCCGGCGAGGTCGCGTTCGATAACCACAACGCGCTTGGCGCCGTTCCGCCTGGCGAACCAGGATGCCCACCCGCCGATCGTGCCGGCGCCGACGACGACGACGTCGGCGACGTCGCGCGCGCGCCTTCCGCCGGTGGCAGTCACGGGAGGGCCGGCCACACGACGTTCGCTTCGTTCACCGGCCCGGCACGCACGTCGGCGCGCATCGTACGCACTCGCCGTACGCTTGCGCCATGCGCACAGACGAGCGTCGGCGGGACGCGCCACCCCTGCCGCGGCGAACGCTCGCCGAGGAGACGCTGGTCGTGCTGTCCCTGTCGCTGCTCGCGAGCGCCGTCTTCGCGATCCTCACGCTGTTCGAGTTCCCCGTGGAGGGCGCACGCGTCGCGTCGGTCTCGCAGAGCACGATGCTCGCGCGGCAGGTGCTCGGATCGCTGTTCGGACTGGCGCCCGTGTGGCTCGTCGTGTACCTGGTGCGCCGGAGCGGCGAGGGCATTCGTGCGCTCGGCGTTCGCGCCGACCGCGTGCGCGACGACGTGCTGCACGGCGTCGCGTTGTTCGCCGTCGTCGGACTCGCCGGCATCGGGGTGTACCTGGCGGCCGTTGAGCTCGGCGTGAACCGGTTCGTCGTCCCGGTACCGCCACTGGGGCACTGGTGGACGGTCCCGGTACTCGTGCTGAACGCCATCGAGGCGGCGCTGCTGGAGGAGGTCGTGGTCGTCGCCTACCTCGTCACGCGGCTGCGGCAGCTCGGTCTCAGGGAGAACGCGTCGGTCGGCGCGAGCGCTCTGTTGCGTGGGACCTACCACCTGTACCAGGGGTGGGGTGGGTTCCTCGGCAACCTGGCGATGGGAGCGCTCTTCGGAACGGTCTTCTCGAGGACGAGACGAGTGTGGCCGATCGTGGTCGCGCACCTTCTGCTCGACGTCGCCGCCGGCCTCGGGTACATCCTGTTCCGACAGCATCTGCCGGGCTTCGAGTGATGGGGGCGCTCGCGAACGGCGTCGATCTGTCGAACGCGCTCCGCCGGACGGCATCGGACGGGTTCTCGCACCTCGACGACGTGCTCGACGAGCGATTCGCAGCCGAGCTGTGGGACGAGATCCGCGGCGGGCCACTCCGAACGATGTCCGGCGAGTTCGGAACGGCGAAGGTCCGAATGGAGATCGACGGGTTCGACGTCGAATCGCCGTTCGGCGGCTTCCCGTGCATCCGAACGCTCGTGGGCGAGTTCGCAGAACGTGTCGGCACGGACGGCGGAAACGTGCGCGGCTTGGCGACGTGGCGGCCGAACGAGGTGGGAGTGGGCGTGTATCGGCCGGGCTCCGTCGGCGTGACGGCACACATGGACGGTCGATGGTATCGGCGGCTGGTCGCCGTCTTCACGGTGATCGGCTCCGCACGGTTCGAGGTTCGCGCGTCGCGCGAGGGCGCCGTGGTCGAAACGTGGACGGCACGTGCCCGCGGCGTGACGCTGATACGGGGACCCGGCCTCGCCGGAAGTCGCGACGGACGCCCATACCACGCCGTGTACGGGCCCAAGCGAGGCGTTCGGTGCTCAACGGCGCTCCGGATGGCGCACCCGCCCGACGCGCCGAGTTGATACGGTCGCCGTGATGCGCTCACGCGCGGCCGGTTCGCCGAGAACCCTGCGACGATCGCGAGCACTCGCTCTCGCGTTCGCGCTTGCCGCGGCGGCGTGCACATCTCCCGCTGACGACCCGGATCTGCCCGACGTGGACGTCGGCTCTCCACCCGCCTCGTCTCCGACCGAGACCTCGCCTGGGGTATCGCCGGTGCCGTCGTCGGAGGGGCGCGTCCCCGCGTCGCTGGGCGGTCGGCTGATCGTGATCGACGAGGCGGGCAACCTCGTCAACGTCGCGCCCGACGGATCCGATGCCATCGTCCTGGCAGAGGTCGTTCAGGACGAGAACCTCGTGGTGCAACCGACGTGGTCCCCGGACGGTTCCCGCGTGGCGTGGGTCAGCCTCGAGGCCACGGCCGGCGAGCCGGCGGCGACGCTCGTGACGACGACCGCGCGGGGGACGGAACGGACGGAGGCGTCGACGACGGTCGCGCCCTTCTACCTCTCATGGGATCCGACATCCTCGCGCATCGCGTTCCTCGGCTCGCCGCAGGGCGACGGTATCCAGCTCGGCGTCGTCGACGTCGAGGCGGGTGGCAACCGGGCAACGCGTCTGGACGGCGGCGACCCCTTCTACCTGTCGTGGGATCCGACGGGCCGGGAACTGTTGGTGCACGTCGGGTTCGATCGATTGGAGCGGCTGCGCCTCGACGGATCGCTCGTTACCGTGAACCCACGTCCCGGTTCGTTCCGCGCACCCGTGTGGACGGCCGACGGCGCGAACTTCGTCTACGCGGCCGGCAGGCCGACCGGTCAGCATCTTGTCGTGCAGGACGTCGCGCACGCGCGCGTCGACGAGCTCCTGTCGTTCTCGGGTTCCATCTCGTTCGTCGTGAATCCGGACGGGAGCCGCATCGCGTTCCAGGTCCTGGAAGGCGCGAACGATGTGCAACCACTGTCCGTGCTCGATCTCACCACCGGCGACATCGAGCAGGTGTCGTCGAGCTTCGTCCCCGCGTTCTTCTGGAGCCCCCGAGGCGACCGTCTGCTCCATCTACTTCCCGAGGAGGATGCCGGGCGAGTGTGGTTCCGGTGGGCCGTGTGGGGCGGAGACGAAACGATCACGTCGCATCGCTTCTATCCAAGCCAGACGTTCGGCAGTGACTACCTGCCGTTCTTCGAGCAGTACGCGCAGAGCATGAGCCTGTGGGCCCCCGACGGGACCGCGTTCGCCTACGCCGGCATCAACGAAGCCGGTGAGGAAGGCGTCTGGGTGCAATCGGTGCGACCGCCGGGCGCACCCGTGCGAGTGATGGCAGGTTCGTTCGCGACCTGGTCGCCTCGCTGACGCGACGCCCGTCGCGCTCATACGGTTTGCCGGGCAGATGCTTCGGGAAGCGTTCGTTGTCCGGAACGCCCGGCCAAAGGAGGCAACCCGTGGGGACCTTGTTCGGTGTCCTGACGCTCTTGGTGCTCGTGCTCGTGCCGGCATACCTGGTGGGGGTCCTGATCTGGCACATCCGGTCCGAGCGCCGACGGGAGAACATCCGTCGCGTCTGGGCCAACTTCGCGCTCAGCATCGTCCTGTGCATCCTGTTCTTCGTGAGCTGGGGAGGTCAGGCCGTGGCCGAATGGCGAGCGGTCGTTCAGGAGCAGCGTGATCACGGGCAGACTGCCAGCGCCGGGGAGTTCTTCATCGAGTTCGGACAGTCGACGCTCGAGAACTGGCAGTCCGAGTTCCTGCAGCTGTTCTCGTTCGTGGTCCTCGCAGCCGCGTACATCCACCGCGGGAGCGGTGAGTCGAAGGACACTGAAGAACGGATGGAGGAGCTGCTGAAGAAGATCGCGAACAAAGTGGGCGCGAACTAGTCCGAGTTGCTACTGCAGCACTCGTTCGATTCGCCGGTCCCACCGGCGGGACCATTCGACGTCCTCACCCTCACCCGCTTCGAGCTCCAATCGGACCGTGTACGCGTCCGCATCGCTGTGGATTTTCAGGCACGCCCGCGTTCGAACGGTCGCCTCGGGGAAGCGGATCACGTATGTCGCCGTCGCGTCGACGTACGCACGTCCAGGATCGTCGATCGAGACGCCCACCGTTCCTCCATACCACTGCTCGAACCCCGGAACGTGGTTGGTTGCCTCGACCGGCCCGCCGTACTTGGCGACGGCACGGGTCTTCCCCTCCGCGACGTCGTGTTCGATCCGCCAGATCAGCTCGTCGAGCTCGTGGCCGTGTGCGGACGACATCACGGCCTGCGACAGGCGGGGTGGAGGCAACGTCGGCCGCCCCGCGGCCGGCGTCGGTCCGTCAAGCGTCGGGAGCTCGAGCGTCGAGCCTGTTCGGTCGACCGACAGCGTCGACGCGTACGGCGGCGCCCACGCGTTCGGCCAGTCCGCGCCCGCGATGTCGAGGCGGACGCGATGTCCCGGTTCGAACACCCACGATGTGACGTCGAGCTCGAACGCGACGTCGTACGTCTCTCCGGTCACGAGCGGCTCGGGACGCTCGCGTGACGCCCGGTGGGTGAGGTTCAGCAGCCCTCTCGTGACGAGCTGCGATGCGCCGTCGGGATGCACGTCGCACAGCTTGGCGCTCAGGTACGCAACCGGAGCCGAGCTCGACAGCCGCAGCGCGACACGGGGATGACCGAGGATCTCGACCTCGTCCTCGAGCGGCTCCCAGTCGTAGACCAGGCTGAACGCCTCGTCCGGGCGCTGGTCCTGTGGCTGCCCCCAGGGCAGCGCTCCGGCGCAGCTGATCCATGCGGTCCACCCGACGTCCCCGCGGACCTCGAGCTCGTCGGGTCCCTCGCCGTCGCGGTTCACGTCGGCCTTGGCCAGCTCGAGCGGCAACGTCGCCGAGCGCTCGAGCGGCCATCCCGGTTCGTAGCGCCATTCGCCCCGATAGGTGCGAAGCACGGCGGAGGGCGGCGTGGGTCGGCGTGCGAACAGCACGATCGGTGGCTCGCGGTCGACACCGTTGTCGACGCCCTTGAGCCACCGATCCCACCACCTGACCATCTCGGGGACGATGTCGGTATTGGGCCCGGGCAACGACGTCTCGAGGTAGGAATGCCCCCATGGACCGGCAACGAGCCGCTTCGGGCACTCGAGCGCGGCGAACCCACGCAGGGCGATGTTCTTGTAGCCGTCGACCCAGCCGGTCACGAGCATCGTCGCTGCCTCGATCGACGTGTAGTCCTCACGGAGCGAGCCGCGCTTCCAGAAGTCGTCGTACGTCTGATGCTCGAGCCACGTCGTCGTCCACGGCTCGTAGCGCTCGAAACGTTCATGCCACACGTCGCGCCATCCGTCGCCGAACACGCTCGGAACGGGCGGCAGGACGTTCATCGCCTCCATATACGTGGGGTAGTCGACGAGGTCGAGCTGCTTCAACGCGCCGCCGAAGTAATGGACGTCGTCGGCGTATCGGTCATCGGACGCCATGATCGAGCAGATCGCTTTCAACGCGGGCGGCCGAAGCATCGCCACTTGCAACGAATTGAACCCCGACCACGACGTGCCGTACATGCCGACCTTTCCGTTCGACCACTCCTGCGACGCGAGCCAACCGATCGTTTCGGCGATGTCGGCAAGCTCTCGCGCCGTGTACTCGCCGGCGGGTAGCCCCTCGGACGAGCCGGTTCCCCTGACGTCGAGCCGGCACACCAAGTAGCCGAACTCGTCGGCGAACCGGTGGTACTCGTCTCCGTAGGACGCCGTGAGGTCGTCTTTGCGATACGGGAGCGCCTCGATGAGTGCCGGCGAGGGTCTGTCGCTGGACGGGTAATACAGCGTCGCGTTCAACCGAACGCCGTCGGACATCGGGACGAAGACGAGCTCGGTGCGCGCCACGGTTCGCGAATCCTACCGGCTGGTCAGGTCCAGCTTGGGAACCACGCGCGGAGCGTCCACGCCTCGTCCGTCACCGGCGCGCCGGTGAGCACCGGCCAGAACCAGATGAACAGACCGACCGCAACGAGAACGAATCCGATGGCTACCGGCAGGTACGGACGAACACTCCGATCCGCGCGGCCGGCGGTGTGAAGGGCTCGGTACCTCACGTCGGCCAGTTCGCGCAGCGCATAGACGCACGCGAGCACCAGGAACGGCGTGATCGGCGTCGCGTAGAAAAAGAACTGCGGACGGGGAACGAGGAACCAGGGCCCGTACAGGATTGCGACCGCGACGACGACGAACCCGGCGCGCCAGTCGCGCTTCTGCCACCACGCGAACGCCGTGTACGGGATGGCCAAGATTGCTCCCCAGAAGATCGCGGGGTTCCCGTTCGCGTAGATGACCTGGCGAACTCCCTCCCCGTAGTCGGCGTAATAGAAGACCGGACGCCACAGGAGGATCCACTTCCACGCCTGCGACAGGTACGCGTGCACGGGCTCGCCGGTCGCCTGGTCGATCGTGCGGAGATCGCGATGGTAGGTGTAGATCGCTCCTTGGAGGTTCATCCACTCACCGAGATCGAACCCGTAGTGGGCGAACCAACCCACGTACGAAACGACGTACACGAGCACCGGAACAACCAGGAGCGAGAGAACGAGGCCGAACCCCTCGGCGGTGATCGCGCGGATGAACGGCCTCCGCACCTCCGCCCTTCGCCGGCGCGAGACCTCCCAGACGAACGACAGGACGCCGACGGCCGCGACGGCCGTCAACGCCGACCACTTCGTGGCGATCCCCCCTCCCAGGGCCAAGCCCGCCGCGAACCGCCACGGCCGCCACAGCGGCGCGGCGACGCGCGTCCGAATCGTCGCTTCCTCATGCGAGTCGGCCGACGCGATGCGCTCGGCATCGCGTGCATCGATCCATCGCCGATCCAAGAGAAGGAACAGGAACGCGAGGACGATCCAGAAGGCGACGAAGACGTCGAGCATCGCCGTTCGCGACTGGACGAAGTGGAGGTTCTCAACGGCGAGCAACAACCCACCGGTGAACGTCCAGATCGGACTGGCGAACAGGAGCTGGACGATCCACGCGAGCGCCATCACCGTCGCGGTGCCGGTCGCGGCGGCAGCGACGCGCCAACCGAACGAATCCGTTCCGAACGCCAGCTCCCCGAGCGCGACCATCCACTTGCCGAGGGGAGGATGGACCCACGCGCCCGTGTCGTTTCGCACCCGCCGCCAGTACCGCTCGTTGCTGCTGTTGATGTCACAGACGTCGTTCGAGTAGCCGAGGAAGATGCACGCGGACTTGGAGTAGTAGTACTCGTCGAAGACGCGCTGCTGCGGGTACTCGAGGTTGACGAAGCGAACGGCTCCCGCGATCGCGCCGACCGCGAGGATCGCCACGACCGGTCGGTTGAGCCACATGAGCCGGGACGCGAGCGACACCGAGACTCGCTCGGACAGCGTCGGCTCGGTCACGACGGTCGGCATCGACCGATGGTACGGCTCAGCGGCTGGTTCGATCCTTCAGCCGGTACACGAACTGGACTCCCTGGAACTCGTCGTCGATGGAGCCGGACTTGTTGTCGACGAGACCGCCGTCGAGCCCGACCCGCTGGACCGTCTCGAACGTCAGGTCCGTCGCGATCCCCGATGCCTTCTTGGGCCACGCCACCCACAGCCTGCCGGCAGGAGCGAGCGCGCGGGCGAGCACGGGGAACCGCC
The genomic region above belongs to Actinomycetota bacterium and contains:
- a CDS encoding CPBP family intramembrane glutamic endopeptidase, with product MRTDERRRDAPPLPRRTLAEETLVVLSLSLLASAVFAILTLFEFPVEGARVASVSQSTMLARQVLGSLFGLAPVWLVVYLVRRSGEGIRALGVRADRVRDDVLHGVALFAVVGLAGIGVYLAAVELGVNRFVVPVPPLGHWWTVPVLVLNAIEAALLEEVVVVAYLVTRLRQLGLRENASVGASALLRGTYHLYQGWGGFLGNLAMGALFGTVFSRTRRVWPIVVAHLLLDVAAGLGYILFRQHLPGFE
- a CDS encoding DUF6766 family protein, translated to MGTLFGVLTLLVLVLVPAYLVGVLIWHIRSERRRENIRRVWANFALSIVLCILFFVSWGGQAVAEWRAVVQEQRDHGQTASAGEFFIEFGQSTLENWQSEFLQLFSFVVLAAAYIHRGSGESKDTEERMEELLKKIANKVGAN
- a CDS encoding CocE/NonD family hydrolase gives rise to the protein MARTELVFVPMSDGVRLNATLYYPSSDRPSPALIEALPYRKDDLTASYGDEYHRFADEFGYLVCRLDVRGTGSSEGLPAGEYTARELADIAETIGWLASQEWSNGKVGMYGTSWSGFNSLQVAMLRPPALKAICSIMASDDRYADDVHYFGGALKQLDLVDYPTYMEAMNVLPPVPSVFGDGWRDVWHERFERYEPWTTTWLEHQTYDDFWKRGSLREDYTSIEAATMLVTGWVDGYKNIALRGFAALECPKRLVAGPWGHSYLETSLPGPNTDIVPEMVRWWDRWLKGVDNGVDREPPIVLFARRPTPPSAVLRTYRGEWRYEPGWPLERSATLPLELAKADVNRDGEGPDELEVRGDVGWTAWISCAGALPWGQPQDQRPDEAFSLVYDWEPLEDEVEILGHPRVALRLSSSAPVAYLSAKLCDVHPDGASQLVTRGLLNLTHRASRERPEPLVTGETYDVAFELDVTSWVFEPGHRVRLDIAGADWPNAWAPPYASTLSVDRTGSTLELPTLDGPTPAAGRPTLPPPRLSQAVMSSAHGHELDELIWRIEHDVAEGKTRAVAKYGGPVEATNHVPGFEQWYGGTVGVSIDDPGRAYVDATATYVIRFPEATVRTRACLKIHSDADAYTVRLELEAGEGEDVEWSRRWDRRIERVLQ
- a CDS encoding phospholipid carrier-dependent glycosyltransferase encodes the protein MPTVVTEPTLSERVSVSLASRLMWLNRPVVAILAVGAIAGAVRFVNLEYPQQRVFDEYYYSKSACIFLGYSNDVCDINSSNERYWRRVRNDTGAWVHPPLGKWMVALGELAFGTDSFGWRVAAAATGTATVMALAWIVQLLFASPIWTFTGGLLLAVENLHFVQSRTAMLDVFVAFWIVLAFLFLLLDRRWIDARDAERIASADSHEEATIRTRVAAPLWRPWRFAAGLALGGGIATKWSALTAVAAVGVLSFVWEVSRRRRAEVRRPFIRAITAEGFGLVLSLLVVPVLVYVVSYVGWFAHYGFDLGEWMNLQGAIYTYHRDLRTIDQATGEPVHAYLSQAWKWILLWRPVFYYADYGEGVRQVIYANGNPAIFWGAILAIPYTAFAWWQKRDWRAGFVVVAVAILYGPWFLVPRPQFFFYATPITPFLVLACVYALRELADVRYRALHTAGRADRSVRPYLPVAIGFVLVAVGLFIWFWPVLTGAPVTDEAWTLRAWFPSWT
- a CDS encoding DUF3052 domain-containing protein, yielding MANTDRDYSGTPLPKKLGVRESSRVLVAGAPDGFRLHPIPSGVELVARVRAPLDVVLLFVTRHSDLRRRFPVLARALAPAGRLWVAWPKKASGIATDLTFETVQRVGLDGGLVDNKSGSIDDEFQGVQFVYRLKDRTSR